In the Oreochromis aureus strain Israel breed Guangdong linkage group 14, ZZ_aureus, whole genome shotgun sequence genome, one interval contains:
- the LOC116330408 gene encoding C5a anaphylatoxin chemotactic receptor 1-like: MDYGDYNNTYTGIIESVPPEIQPIQIVALVMYSLVVLLGVPGNALVVWVTGFCMSRSVTSLWFLNLALADLLCCLSIPLLMVPLVHDDHWHFGPLACMLIRGLFYLVMYCSILQLVVISVDRLLLVIRPIWCQNHRRPKQGAYGCVAVWVLALIGSIPQFVYAKEIEAGDEKRECRMEYTVDGAWPVSVFRFLIGFIIPFLVILVCHLVVFSKTQRGMTRGRTRSKKTLRVIIAVVLSFFLCWIPLHIVDFLILTTPRVSSASPKLHLAHVIALCLAYFNSCLNPMLYVCLGQSFKDSMNRSLRNILHFISEDPTTKISITHMDTKSTSNGKEMTKI, translated from the coding sequence ATGGATTACGGTGATTATAATAACACATATACTGGCATTATTGAGTCTGTGCCTCCTGAGATTCAGCCGATCCAGATAGTGGCCCTGGTCATGTACAGCCTTGTGGTCCTGCTGGGTGTGCCTGGAAATGCTCTGGTGGTGTGGGTGACGGGGTTCTGCATGTCCCGCTCTGTCACCTCCCTCTGGTTCCTCAACCTCGCTCTGGCTGATCTTCTGTGCTGCCTCTCCATCCCCTTGCTTATGGTCCCTCTGGTCCACGACGACCACTGGCACTTTGGTCCGCTGGCCTGCATGCTCATCAGAGGCCTGTTTTACTTGGTGATGTACTGCAGCATCCTGCAGCTGGTTGTGATCAGCGTGGATCGTTTGTTGCTGGTCATCAGACCCATCTGGTGTCAGAACCACAGGCGACCCAAACAGGGTGCTTATGGATGTGTTGCTGTGTGGGTCCTGGCCTTGATAGGCAGTATCCCACAGTTTGTGTACGCCAAGGAGATTGAGGCAGGTGACGAGAAGAGAGAGTGTAGGATGGAGTACACTGTAGACGGTGCCTGGCCTGTCTCTGTTTTTCGCTTCCTGATTGGATTCATTATTCCTTTCCTGGTTATTCTAGTTTGTCACTTGGTGGTCTTCAGCAAGACACAGAGGGGAATGACACGAGGTCGGACCCGGTCCAAGAAAACACTGAGGGTCATCATCGCTGTGGTGCTGAGCTTCTTCTTGTGCTGGATACCTCTGCACATCGTGGATTTCCTCATACTGACCACCCCTCGGGTTTCCTCTGCGAGCCCCAAACTTCACCTGGCACACGTTATAGCGCTCTGCCTGGCTTACTTCAACAGCTGCCTCAACCCTATGCTCTATGTGTGTCTCGGTCAAAGCTTCAAAGACAGCATGAACCGCTCCCTGCGTAACATCCTCCACTTCATCAGCGAGGACCCGACCACCAAGATCAGCATCACCCATATGGACACCAAGAGCACCAGTAATGGCAAGGAGATGACAAAAATATGA
- the lbhl gene encoding protein LBH: MEEMSGQNPECEDMQSKEQRLPIQIFPDPVEVVLDPETSLNCLGHEHEKERLPSIVVEPTEVSEVESGELRWPPENMDMEEDEEDLFLEQCIPPANIADWGEEEEEEETSVILNQQEGLTLIDLQSDAFRDDTPTLPPSSAPAFN, translated from the exons ATGGAGGAGATGAGTGGTCAGAATCCAGAATGTGAAGACATGCAGAGTAAAGAACAAAGACTGCCAATCCAG ATCTTTCCTGACCCTGTTGAGGTTGTCCTGGATCCCGAGACCTCTCTGAACTGCCTGGGTCACGAGCACGAGAAGGAACGTCTACCCTCTATTGTTGTGGAGCCAACTGAGGTGAGCGAGGTGGAGAGTGGAGAGCTGCGCTGGCCTCCAGAGAACATGGACatggaggaagatgaggaggacCTGTTCTTGGAGCAGTGCATCCCCCCGGCCAACATTGCAGAttggggagaagaggaggaggaagaggagacatCGGTTATATTGAATCAGCAGGAAGGCTTGACACTCATTG ACCTTCAGTCGGATGCGTTCAGAGATGACACTCCTACACTTCCACCCAGCAGTGCTCCAGCCTTCAACTGA